Sequence from the Deltaproteobacteria bacterium genome:
AAATCCAGTCCTTAATCTTTAGCAGTCATTCTGAACACCGATTCAGGATCTCGTCTTTTTCCTTTCCCGACATTACAGAAATTGCGTTAAAAAAATAAATTACGGAATCGTAAAAATATTTTAGGGTACGATCCCGAACAATCGAGGAATCGGACGCCCTTTCCCATAATCAATAATGTCATTAGTTTCTATCCACTAAACTAGGATGTAATTAGGGGGGAATTAAAAGATTTTAGCCTTAATAAGATATATTCAGCCACATTCTGTGCAGTCGATGATTTTTGTTTCTTTTTATCAAGAAAAAGAAAATATAATTTTTATCTTTTATCAGCCATTGTAAAACGAATCGCGGCAATCTCGTCTTGTGATTTAATCCGTGCAAGCTGGAAAGGAATTTGAGCAAGAGAGTAATCAGACGCCTCCAAAAGAAGGCGATTATGTTGCTTTGTGAGTATTGCTTATGAGGATTTCCTGCCCGGAAAGCAGTATATGGTTTCCCTCCGCTTTTAGAGCGAAGGCGTTCCGGCCATCGTAAGACTTCTACCTCTTTACCCGCCTCTCTCCGGGGTCACAGGACCCAGTATCCGTTTTAAGATCCCTGTCAGCAGGTTATAAAATCCTTTAATATCCCGCCCGTCTTCAATTGTCTCAGTTTTTTAAGCGCCCTTCTCTCTATCTGCCTTATCCGTTCCCTCGTAAGGCTGTACCTGGTACCGATTTCGTCGAGCGTATAGGAATCGTCGTACCCGATTCCGAACCTCATTCTCAAAATGTCCTCTTCCCTGTCGCTCAAATTCGAAAGGGCCTCCTCAATTTTTTCACTCATCGAAACCTGGGCCAGCAACGAGTCGGTTGGCATGCGATCGTCCGGTATGAAGTCTGCGTAACTGCTTCTCGTCTCTCCTCCGTTCGAGTGTGCGGCATCGAGATACACTATGTTCGTAGAGGTGGCTTTTATAACCTTTGACACCTTTTTTACGCTTAGTCCGGATTCCTGGGCGACTTCTTCAATATCCGGATTCTCTCCGTTCTCACCGCGCAGCATGTTTGTAGTTCTTGTTATCTTATTAGCTTGTTCCAGCACGCGGACAGGTATTCTGATAACCCTGGTCTGGTCGAATAGCGACCTGGTTATGCTCTGTATGATCCACCAGGAAGCGTAGGTGGAGAATCTGTACCCCTTCGTCGGGTCGAATTTCTCTACGGCTTTCATGAGGCCGATATTCCCTTCCTGTATTATATCGGCTAACGGCAATCCGCGGCTCATATAATTTTTAGCAATGCTTATTACGAGCCTGAGGTTTGATTTGATAAATTTATCCTTGTTGAGGGTTTCTTTGGTCTTATATGCCCTGTGAAGTGCTGTGAGCCTGCTCAGTCTCATCTTCAAGGGCATTTTGTTGCCGTAAACTGTAGCTTTTTTGGAATTTTTTCTTCGTGAGATCTTTCCATTCCCGTTGACCTGGCGGCAGGAGCACGCTCCGTTTATTTTTTGTTTTCCCTGGGTTTGCCTGGTCAGCTCTTTTATAACTGCTTCCAGCTTTTTTGCCTTTGAACTGTACTCTTTTATCTTTATGGCTATTCTCAGCTCCTGTGAAGCCGTCATAAGAGACTCCGTTCCCACTTCCTTGAAATAAGACTGAAGAAGTTTGTAGTCGTCGTCAGCTATTACTTTACTTTTACCTTTGCCTTTACCATTGAAACTACCGTTTTTTGCGTTGTGGTCGCTGTGGGATTCGTTGATCATAATTTTTTCCCTGCCTTGGCCGTTATGCTTACTCATAATGCCTGTAAATAAATTTCGCGACTGTTCTCTTACGTTGTTTCTACTCATCTCGTCCTCCGGTTTTTTTATCCTCCGCGTAGAACTGATGCAATGTTCATGCCATGAAGCAAACATTCCACGTAACTATCCGGTATAAAAGAAATAATCGGAAAATTCCTCGGAATCTTAATTCTGCGCTGGGGCTGTGAATAATGACAAAAAATGTCATTGTAGTAGTAGATGGTCGTAAATTGAGAGCGAAAACTGTTCCCCCCCGTTTACGTGAATTGTGCATTTACTGACTGTAAAATCAGCTTAATAACCCTGCTCGAACAATTTTTGTGACGGCTACGATTTATGGTTGAAAGAGCATGGCGGATTATTGACAAGATGGCGGATAGAAGTAAATATTAGCGTTGCGATGTGAATATTTTTTTTCGATTTCAGTATAATAAGAGAAAAACTTCGAGGTGATACTTAAATGAAAATTCTAGTAACCGGGGGCGCGGGATTCATAGGGTCCTGGGTGGCGGATTCATACCTAGGGGAAGGGCACGATGTTTTGGTGCTTGACGATCTGTCCTCGGGAATAATTGAAAACGTGCCGGAGAAGGCGGATTTCATAAAGGGCGATATCAGGGAGCGCGAGGTGATTGACAGGGCCATCGCGGCGTTCAAGCCCGATATTGTAAACCATCACGCTGCTCAGATAGATGTGAGAAAGTCAGTCGAAGACCCCGTTTTCGACGCGTCGGTTAATATTCTCGGGACACTTAATCTTATCGAATCCTCTTTAAAGCACGGTGTAAAGAGGTTTGTTTTCGCCTCCACAGGCGGGGCCATATACGGCGAGCCCGAGGATATACCCGCCGATGAAAAGACGCCGCCTATGCCCATCTCCGCCTACGGCACATCCAAGTATGCCGTCGAGAAGTATCTCGAATACTATAAGAGTATTTACTCGCTTGACTATGTCGCTCTCAGATACGCCAATGTCTACGGGCCCAGACAGAATCCTCACGGGGAAGCCGGAGTAGTCGCGATTTTCTGCAGCCGCATACTTTCGGGCGAGCCCTGCAAAATTTTCGGTGACGGCGGTCAGACAAGGGATTATGTATTCGCGGGCGATGTTGCGCGCGCCAGTTTAAAAGCCCTCGGCGCCCCTTCCGGCAGCTACAACATAGGGACCGGGATCGAGACATCAGTTACTGAGCTTGTAAAGGAGCTTGAGCTTGCCTCCGGAACAGACGTCAAAGTGGAGCACGCCGAAGAACGCGCGGGGGAAGTGCGGAGGATAAGTCTCGATGCCGAGCTTGCCGGAAAGGTGTTAGGCTGGAAGCCCGAAATTCAACTTTCGGAAGGCATAAAAAAAACCTGGGAATGGTTCAGGGAAAGTCCTGAATCCTGAAAAGTAATTAACCGCTTCCGTGCGCGCGAAACCGGGAAAGAGTCTTCTCGTATTCCTTAATCGTTTAGGTAATATTCATGATCTGAAGGCACCCCCGGGACTGAATTGCGTATCGGCATTGATTAGGTATCCTTAATTTCTTCGGAGGAGCGATTAATGAAGAAAACGGAAGAATTTCTCTATGACGTAAGAATAGCGCAAAGGCATTTGAGGGAAGGGGCTATAACGAAGAAGGAATACGATAAATATATAGCCGGCCTGCCCGACGTGGAAGCCAACAGCGAGCCGCTCATAATAGAAGACGAGAACGAAGGCCCCGCTCAGGAACTGGAAGAATCGGAAGAGGAAGAAGTTGAATGAAATGGGATTATAAAGTTGTATCCGTAGATAAGCTTTTTCAGGGCAGCGATGACCACGACATAGCGGTATCCAAAGAGGCTGCTTCCGCCAGAAGGAGCAAGCAGGGAGTGGGTGTCGAAAGCGCTTTAAATCAGCTTGGGGAGGATTCCTGGGAGCTTGTCACTATAGCCGGGGAATTCGGAATTTTTAAAAAGCCTAAAAATTAAACTTCATTCGGGGTAAGCGGGCATTTTTTCACTCCCACTCAATTGTGCTCGGGGGTTTGGTGGATATATCGTAAACAACCCTGTTTACGCCCCTTACTTCATTAATAATCCGGACCGAAATTTTTTCGAGCAAATCATAGGGTATTCTCGCCCAGCCGGCCGTCATACCGTCCAGGCTCGTTACGGCCCTGAGCGCCACTACGTTCTCGTAAGTCCTCTCGTCCCCCATGACCCCTACCGTTTTTACGGGTATAAATACACAAAATGCCTGCCAGATATCGTCATAAACGCCGGCTTTTTTTATTTCCTCTATAAATATATTATCGGCGAGCCTTAATATTTCGAGCCTCTCCCCGGTTATTTCGCCCATGATTCTTATTCCGAGTCCGGGACCCGGGAACGGGTGACGGTTCAATATTTCCCCCGGAACTCCGAGCTCGTATCCGACGGCCCTCACCTCGTCTTTAAACAGCTCTCTTAGGGGCTCGACAAGTTTGAGCTTCATGATTTCGGGCAGTCCGCCGACGTTATGATGAGATTTTATTGTCGCGGACGGTCCCTTGACGCTTACGCTTTCGATTACATCGGGGTATAGGGTCCCCTGGGCGAGGTACTCCGCGCCCTCGATTTTAGACGCCTCCTCATCGAACACGTTTATAAACTCCTCTCCGATTATCTTTCTCTTCTTCTCGGGATCTGTGACGCCGCTGAGCCTTTCAAGAAATCTCTCCTTCGCGTCAACGTGCACAAGATTAAGCCCCATGTCCCTGAATGAATCCACTACCTCCTCGGCCTCGTTCAGTCTCATAAGGCCCGTATCTACGAAAATGCAGTGAAGCTTGTCCCATATGGCGCGCTCGATTATTACCGCGGCCACCGCAGAATCCACCCCGCCCGAAAGCCCGCATACCACGGTCGAATCCCCCACTTTCTCACGTATGTCGCGTATGGCGGTCTCGACGAACGATTTGGGTGTCCACGAGCTTTCGCATTCGGCGATTTTGAAGAGGAAGTTCGATAGTATCTCTTTGCCGTATTTAGTATGTACGACTTCAGGATGAAACTGTGTCCCGAATATTTTCCGCGTTTCGTGCTTTATGGCGGCGGCGGGAGAGTTTTCACTCTCGGCGATAGATTTGAAGCCCCCGGGCAGTTCCAGAACCCGGTCACCGTGGGACATCCATACATCGCTTTTCTCCGGGATGCCGTGCAGCAGATCGAAGCCGTCCAGCACCCGGAGACTGGCGGGTCCGAACTCCCGCCTCTCGGAGCGCTCTACGATTCCGCCTAACGTCTGAACCGTAAGCTGCATCCCGTAGCAGATTCCCAGGAGAGGGATTTCCAGGTCGAATATTTTGCTGTCGATTTTAGGAGAGTCTTTATCCCAGACGCTTGCGGGGCCGCCGGACAGAATTAACGCCCTGGGTTTCGTTTCCAGGATTTCATCGAGCGGTGTATTAAAAGGTCTTATCTCCGAATATACTCCGAGCTCGCGTATCCTTCTCGCGATAAGCTGGGTATATTGGGATCCGAAATCAAGAACTAATATAGTTTCACGCATATCCGAATAAGCCTTGATTTTCCAGTATTATCAATATTGAGACGGTTAAAAGATTCCGGGTTTTGGGGAAATTCACTCTATTCTGTAATTGGGAGCTTCCTTCGTGATTATAACATCATGAACGTGTCCTTCTCTGAGCCCCGCGTTTGTAACTTTTATAAACTTGCCGTTACTCCTGAGCTCGTCTATCGTTCCGGAGCCGGTATAACCCATGCCCGCCCTGACGCCGCCTATAAGCTGGTAAACGGTTCTCCCGATGGGTCCTCTCGAAGGTATCCTGCCCTCTATTCCTTCGGGCACGAGCTTGGCGTCTATCATATCGTCGCCCTGGTTCTGAGCGTATCTGTCCCTGCTCCCCTTTTTCATGGCCTCAATGGATCCCATGCCTCTGTAAACCTTGTAGGTTCTGCCCTGAAAAAGGATTACTTCTCCCGGAGCTTCGTCCGTTCCGGCGAACAGATTTCCGATCATAACGCTGCGCGCGCCCGCCGCAAGCGCTTTCACAACGTCTCCGGAATACTTTATCCCCCCGTCCGCCACTACGGGCACGCCGTTCAAATCGGCAATTCTCGTAACGTCCTGTATGGCTGAAATCTGAGGCACGCCGATGCCGGCGATCACGCGGGTCGTGCAAATGGAACCCGGCCCGACCCCTACCTTGACTGCGTCGGCGCCGGCCTTTATCATCGCTTCAGCCCCTTCCCCCGTTCCGACGTTGCCGGCTATAAGCTCAACGTTCCTAAAGTTGGATTTAGTCGATTTGATTGCTTCTATCACTCTCTGCGAATGACCGTGAGCCGTGTCGATCACGATGACGTCGCATCCCGCGCTTAACAGCGCCTCTATTCTTTCCTCTCTTTCGGGTCCGATGCCTACCGCCGCCCCGCATCTCAACCTGCCCATTTCGTCTTTACAGGCTGTGGGATATTTCTCTATTTTTTCGATGTCCTTCATTGTGATCAGGCCGCGGAGCTTGAAATCGTTGTTAACGACCGGAAGTTTCTCAATCTTGTATTTATGGAGCAGCTCCTTCGCCTCTTCAAGTGTCGTACCTTCCTTGACAGTGATGAGCCTCTTCTTCGGAGTCATTATCTGCTTG
This genomic interval carries:
- the guaA gene encoding glutamine-hydrolyzing GMP synthase; protein product: MRETILVLDFGSQYTQLIARRIRELGVYSEIRPFNTPLDEILETKPRALILSGGPASVWDKDSPKIDSKIFDLEIPLLGICYGMQLTVQTLGGIVERSERREFGPASLRVLDGFDLLHGIPEKSDVWMSHGDRVLELPGGFKSIAESENSPAAAIKHETRKIFGTQFHPEVVHTKYGKEILSNFLFKIAECESSWTPKSFVETAIRDIREKVGDSTVVCGLSGGVDSAVAAVIIERAIWDKLHCIFVDTGLMRLNEAEEVVDSFRDMGLNLVHVDAKERFLERLSGVTDPEKKRKIIGEEFINVFDEEASKIEGAEYLAQGTLYPDVIESVSVKGPSATIKSHHNVGGLPEIMKLKLVEPLRELFKDEVRAVGYELGVPGEILNRHPFPGPGLGIRIMGEITGERLEILRLADNIFIEEIKKAGVYDDIWQAFCVFIPVKTVGVMGDERTYENVVALRAVTSLDGMTAGWARIPYDLLEKISVRIINEVRGVNRVVYDISTKPPSTIEWE
- a CDS encoding NAD-dependent epimerase/dehydratase family protein → MKILVTGGAGFIGSWVADSYLGEGHDVLVLDDLSSGIIENVPEKADFIKGDIREREVIDRAIAAFKPDIVNHHAAQIDVRKSVEDPVFDASVNILGTLNLIESSLKHGVKRFVFASTGGAIYGEPEDIPADEKTPPMPISAYGTSKYAVEKYLEYYKSIYSLDYVALRYANVYGPRQNPHGEAGVVAIFCSRILSGEPCKIFGDGGQTRDYVFAGDVARASLKALGAPSGSYNIGTGIETSVTELVKELELASGTDVKVEHAEERAGEVRRISLDAELAGKVLGWKPEIQLSEGIKKTWEWFRESPES
- a CDS encoding RNA polymerase sigma factor RpoD/SigA, with translation MSRNNVREQSRNLFTGIMSKHNGQGREKIMINESHSDHNAKNGSFNGKGKGKSKVIADDDYKLLQSYFKEVGTESLMTASQELRIAIKIKEYSSKAKKLEAVIKELTRQTQGKQKINGACSCRQVNGNGKISRRKNSKKATVYGNKMPLKMRLSRLTALHRAYKTKETLNKDKFIKSNLRLVISIAKNYMSRGLPLADIIQEGNIGLMKAVEKFDPTKGYRFSTYASWWIIQSITRSLFDQTRVIRIPVRVLEQANKITRTTNMLRGENGENPDIEEVAQESGLSVKKVSKVIKATSTNIVYLDAAHSNGGETRSSYADFIPDDRMPTDSLLAQVSMSEKIEEALSNLSDREEDILRMRFGIGYDDSYTLDEIGTRYSLTRERIRQIERRALKKLRQLKTGGILKDFITC
- the guaB gene encoding IMP dehydrogenase, whose translation is MRIENIEECLTFDDVLLVPAYSEILPNDVDVSTQLTPGIKLNIPLLSAAMDTVTESSTSIAMAQEGGIGIIHRNMEIHQQAAEVNKVKKYESGMIVNPLTVRAEHRVRDALDIMLKQNITGLPVTTEDETLLGIITFRDLRFEKNLDFKVKQIMTPKKRLITVKEGTTLEEAKELLHKYKIEKLPVVNNDFKLRGLITMKDIEKIEKYPTACKDEMGRLRCGAAVGIGPEREERIEALLSAGCDVIVIDTAHGHSQRVIEAIKSTKSNFRNVELIAGNVGTGEGAEAMIKAGADAVKVGVGPGSICTTRVIAGIGVPQISAIQDVTRIADLNGVPVVADGGIKYSGDVVKALAAGARSVMIGNLFAGTDEAPGEVILFQGRTYKVYRGMGSIEAMKKGSRDRYAQNQGDDMIDAKLVPEGIEGRIPSRGPIGRTVYQLIGGVRAGMGYTGSGTIDELRSNGKFIKVTNAGLREGHVHDVIITKEAPNYRIE